One window of the Penaeus vannamei isolate JL-2024 chromosome 31, ASM4276789v1, whole genome shotgun sequence genome contains the following:
- the LOC113823437 gene encoding uncharacterized protein isoform X1 yields MDRLRRMELIALKKEEQVIREVMEKYKNALIRLQVEELTIMHQLGGKEDQELKSRNAPVLEADMNSYQQIQSNQALPPLQMLPIGVNDCTGPSEITMKELQINQSTLNLDAAPLIQRMLQDSEAYEEEEEEEAEEQ; encoded by the exons ATGGATAGACTACGGCGAATGGAACTAATTGCActaaagaaggaagagcaggtAATACGGGAAGTGATGGAGAAATACAAGAATGCACTCATCCGTCTCCAG GTAGAAGAGTTAACAATTATGCACCAACTGGGAGGCAAGGAAGATCAGGAGCTGAAGTCTCGTAATGCTCCTGTGTTGGAGGCAGACATGAATTCCTACCAGCAAATCCAATCCAATCAG GCATTGCCACCTTTACAGATGTTGCCCATAGGTGTCAATGATTGTACAGGTCCGAGTGAAATAACCATGAAGGAACTTCAAATTAACCAGAGCACCCTGAATCTAGATGCTGCACCTCTCATTCAGA GAATGCTCCAAGACTCGGAAgcatatgaagaggaggaggaagaagaggctgaGGAACAGTAG
- the LOC113823437 gene encoding uncharacterized protein isoform X2, translating into MDRLRRMELIALKKEEQVIREVMEKYKNALIRLQVEELTIMHQLGGKEDQELKSRNAPVLEADMNSYQQIQSNQMLPIGVNDCTGPSEITMKELQINQSTLNLDAAPLIQRMLQDSEAYEEEEEEEAEEQ; encoded by the exons ATGGATAGACTACGGCGAATGGAACTAATTGCActaaagaaggaagagcaggtAATACGGGAAGTGATGGAGAAATACAAGAATGCACTCATCCGTCTCCAG GTAGAAGAGTTAACAATTATGCACCAACTGGGAGGCAAGGAAGATCAGGAGCTGAAGTCTCGTAATGCTCCTGTGTTGGAGGCAGACATGAATTCCTACCAGCAAATCCAATCCAATCAG ATGTTGCCCATAGGTGTCAATGATTGTACAGGTCCGAGTGAAATAACCATGAAGGAACTTCAAATTAACCAGAGCACCCTGAATCTAGATGCTGCACCTCTCATTCAGA GAATGCTCCAAGACTCGGAAgcatatgaagaggaggaggaagaagaggctgaGGAACAGTAG
- the LOC113823437 gene encoding uncharacterized protein isoform X3, whose protein sequence is MHQLGGKEDQELKSRNAPVLEADMNSYQQIQSNQALPPLQMLPIGVNDCTGPSEITMKELQINQSTLNLDAAPLIQRMLQDSEAYEEEEEEEAEEQ, encoded by the exons ATGCACCAACTGGGAGGCAAGGAAGATCAGGAGCTGAAGTCTCGTAATGCTCCTGTGTTGGAGGCAGACATGAATTCCTACCAGCAAATCCAATCCAATCAG GCATTGCCACCTTTACAGATGTTGCCCATAGGTGTCAATGATTGTACAGGTCCGAGTGAAATAACCATGAAGGAACTTCAAATTAACCAGAGCACCCTGAATCTAGATGCTGCACCTCTCATTCAGA GAATGCTCCAAGACTCGGAAgcatatgaagaggaggaggaagaagaggctgaGGAACAGTAG
- the LOC113823436 gene encoding ribosome biogenesis protein SLX9 homolog, translated as MGKVRRVRQKYHSSLSKNTPNATENKDIGTDAPRLVPIVKTKTDQTGKSSGNIFAGLEINLGGAKKTAPKTDEVMDTTVSDSADQRSKGKRIKKGRIKQRHQDLMKKIDAIQAGKQAEKERKKREKTKVVGDLHPMLNALPTLEELIANASKQQTSTKKGTGLKKQKEAKKEFMSDIQMMLAVHKDKIYNDDPFEAVTTAVRNRVLNDQEGQ; from the exons ATGGGAAAAGTGAGAAGAGTTCGACAGAAGTATCACTCCAGCCTCTCCAAGAATACTCCAAATGCAACAGAAAATAAGGATATAGGCACAGATGCTCCAAGGCTGGTTCCCATTGTGAAGACAAAAACAGATCAGACTGGAAAATCAAG TGGGAACATATTTGCTGGCTTAGAGATCAATTTAGGGGGAGCCAAAAAGACTGCTCCTAAGACAGATGAGGTGATGGACACCACAGTCTCAGATTCTGCAGACCAAAGGAGCAAAGGCAAGAGGATCAAGAAGGGGAGGATAAAACAGCGTCATCAGGATCTAATGAAAA AAATTGATGCCATCcaggcaggcaaacaggcagagaaagagcgcAAGAAACGCGAAAAGACGAAAGTAGTAGGTGACTTGCATCCCATGCTAAATGCGCTGCCAACATTGGAGGAACTAATTGCAAATGCCAGCAAGCAGCAGACGAGTACAAAGAAGGGAACAGGtttaaagaaacaaaaggaagctAAAAAAGAATT cATGAGCGACATACAGATGATGTTAGCTGTTCATAAGGACAAGATATATAATGATGACCCATTTGAGGCTGTCACCACGGCAGTCAGAAATCGAGTCTTGAATGATCAAGAAGGACAGTAA
- the LOC138867637 gene encoding trichohyalin-like, with product MEAQEEEPELEAQEEEPELDSQEEEPELEAQEEAQEEEPVLGEEEPELEAQEEAQEEPKLEALEEEPELEAQEEAQEEPKLEALEEEPELEAQEEEPELESQEEEPELEAQEEEPELEVQEEEPELEAQEEEPELEAQEEEPELEVQEEEPELEAQEEEPELEEEEPELEALEEEPELEAQEEAQEEPKLEALEEEPKLEALEEEPELEEEEPELEALEEEPELEAQEEAQEEPKLEALEEEPKLEALEEEPELEEPELEAQGEEPELEAQEEEPELEAHEEEFELEAQEEEPELEAQEEEPELEEEEPELEAQEEELILEAQEEEPELEAQEEEPELEAQEEEPELEEEPELKAQEEEPELEAQEEEPELGAQEEEPELEAQEEEPELGVQEEPELEEEEPELEAQEETQEEPKLEALEEEPELEAQEEAQEEPKLEALEEEPELEAQEEEPELESQEEEPELEAQEEEPELEEEEPKLEALEEEPELEAQEEEPELESQEEEPELEAQEEEPELEVQEEEPELEAQEEEPELEAQEEEPEVEAQEEELILEAQEEEPELEAQEEEPELEAQKEEPELEEEEPELEAQEEEPELEAQEEKLELEAQEEAQEEEQEEEPELEAQEEEPELEAQEEAQEEEPELEAQEEEPELEAQEEELELEAQEEAQEQEPELEAQEEEPELERNF from the exons atggaggcccaggaggaggaacccgagctggaggcccaggaggaagaACCCGAGCTGGAttcccaggaggaggaacccgagctggaggctcaggaggaggcccaggaggaggaacccgtgctgggg gaggaggaacccgagctggaggcccaggaggaggcccaggaggaaCCCAAGCTGGAGGCcctggaggaggaacccgagctggaggcccaggaggaggcccaggaggaaCCCAAGCTGGAGGCcctggaggaggaacccgagctggaggcccaggaggaggaacctgaACTGGAgtcccaggaggaggaacccgagctggaggcccaggaggaggaacctgaACTGgaggtccaggaggaggaacccgagctggaggcccaggaggaggaacccgagctggaggcccaggaggaggaacctgaACTGgaggtccaggaggaggaacccgagctggaggcccaggaggaggaacccgagctggag gaggaggaacccgagctggaggccctggaggaggaacccgagctggaggcccaggaggaggcccaggaggaaCCCAAGCTGGAGGCCCTGGAGGAGGAACCCAAGCTGGAGGCcctggaggaggaacccgagctggag gaggaggaacccgagctggaggccctggaggaggaacctgagctggaggcccaggaggaggcccaggaggaaCCCAAGCTGGAGGCCCTGGAGGAGGAACCCAAGCTGGAGGCcctggaggaggaacccgagctggag gaacccgagctggaggcccaggggGAGGAAcctgagctggaggcccaggaggaggaacctgagCTGGAGGCCCATGAGGAGGAATtcgaactggaggcccaggaggaggaacccgaactggaggcccaggaggaggaacccgagctggag gaggaggaacccgagctggaggcccaggaggaggaactcatactggaggcccaggaagaggaacCCGAActagaggcccaggaggaggaacccgagctggaggcccaggaggaggaacccgagctggag gaggaacccgagctgaaggcccaggaggaggaacctgagctggaggcccaggaggaggaacccgagctggggGCCCaagaggaggaacccgagctggaggcccaggaggaggaacccgagctgggggtccaggaggaacccgagctggag gaggaggaacccgagctggaggcccaggaggagacccaggaggaacCCAAGCTGGAGGCcctggaggaggaacccgagctggaggcccaggaggaggcccaggaggaaCCCAAGCTGGAGGCcctggaggaggaacccgagctggaggcccaggaggaggaacctgaACTGGAgtcccaggaggaggaacccgagctggaggcccaggaggaggaacccgagctggag gaggaggaacccaagctggaggccctggaggaggaacccgagctggaggcccaggaggaggaacctgaACTGGAgtcccaggaggaggaacccgagctggaggcccaggaggaggaacctgaACTGgaggtccaggaggaggaacccgagctggaggcccaggaggaggaacccgagctggaggcccaggaggaggaacccgaggtagaggcccaggaggaggaactcatactggaggcccaggaggaggaaccagagCTGGAGGCCCaagaggaggaacccgagctggaggcccagaaggaggaacccgagctggag gaggaggaacccgagctggaggcccaggaggaggaacccgagctggaggcccaggaggagaaaCTCGAATTGGAGGCCCAAGAGGAGGCccaagaggaggaacaggaggaggaacccgagctggaggcccaggaggaggaacccgagttGGAGGCTCaggaggaggcccaggaggaggaacccgagctggaggcccaggaggaggaacccgagctggaggcccaggaggaggaactcgaaTTGGAGGCCCAAGAGGAGGCCCAAGAgcaggaacccgagctggaggcccaggaggaggaacccgagctggag AGGAATTTTTGA
- the LOC138867638 gene encoding magnetosome-associated protein MamJ-like: MDCSTNVYVVLCGFTVLEGGPGGGPAQEEEPELEAQEEEPELEAQEEDPVLEAQEWTQEEAQEEEPELLAQEEEPELEEEEPELEAQEEEPELEAQKEAQEEPKLEVLEEEPELEAQEEEPELEEPELEAQGEEPELEAQEEEPELEAHEEEFELEAQEEEPELEVQEEEEESELEVQEEAQEEEPELEAQEEEPELEAQEEEPELEARRRNLSCRPRRRNQSWRLGGGI, from the exons ATGGACTGCAGTACCAACGTATATGTAGTTCTCTGTGGATTCACTGTCCtagaaggaggcccaggaggaggcccA gcccaggaggaggaacccgagctggaggcccaggaggaggaaccagagctggaggcccaggaggaggaccCCGTGCTGGAGGCCCAGGAGTGGACCCaggaggaggcccaggaggaggaacccgagcttttggcccaggaggaggaacctgagCTGGAG gaggaggaacccgagctggaggcccaggaggaggaacccgagctggaggcccagaaggaggcccaggaggaaCCCAAGCTGGAGGTcctggaggaggaacccgagctggaggcccaggaggaggaacccgagctggag gaacccgagctggaggcccaggggGAGGAAcctgagctggaggcccaggaggaggaacctgagCTGGAGGCCCATGAGGAAGAATtcgaactggaggcccaggaggaggaacccgagctggaggtccaggaggag GAGGAGGAATCTGAGCTGGAGGTCCaggaggaggcccaggaggaggaacccgagctggaggcccaggaggaggaacccgagctggaggcccaggaggaggaacccgagctggaggctaGGAGGAGGAATCTGAGCTgtaggcccaggaggaggaaccagagctggaggctaggaggaggaatctga